One window of the Rosa rugosa chromosome 3, drRosRugo1.1, whole genome shotgun sequence genome contains the following:
- the LOC133737549 gene encoding uncharacterized protein LOC133737549, with product MHVGYVIGVLLIDDLVLANEIDDEEIDRATLWIKGRQSKNGNFKDEETKKTAEKIDALKKRVATGELSIEGSDDILTLALGTPEHGGRVRGVGGQMNPSTYFNLPKRRKQSLEATVRVSVQKIMLEEKEKIVEDAREKIIEEAKEKIVAEERAFWAVKFAELEAKINATQDGNCATPQTHVSGQGSCSRTADQIAHEQAKARLEEEDVNRVDGKAIRGAFDVIEKRALQRKKKGTKVVKGVPLEVAPCSKVRSELTNIVENVDVDSTLAKDVKETREQNSIPNDIKEPHDEEEEEYVDLTLSPGDELGCQLALGYVENIVAYATVMECDDPSQTIHGAPLGDGNKRVSIYTALDEKPKVPFPVKDEIETVKQAMGSWVAWPKDLIITSPVKVRNQYN from the exons ATGCATGTAGGATATGTCATTGGGGTTTTGTTGATCGATGACTTagttttg GCTAATGAAATCgatgatgaagaaattgataGGGCCACACTCTGGATCAAAGGGCGGCAGTCCAAGAATGGCAATTTCAAGGATGAAGAGACAAAAAAAACTGCTGAAAAAATA GATGCCTTGAAGAAAAGGGTTGCTACTGGAGAACTATCCATCGAGGGAAGTGATGATATCTTGACATTGGCGTTGGGGACTCCTGAACACGGGGGAAGAGTGCGTGGAGTTGGAGGTCAAATGAATCCCTCTACTTACTTCAATCTACCTAAACGCAGAAAGCAGAGCTTAGAAGCAACAGTTAGAGTTAGTGTGCAGAAAATAATGTtagaggagaaagagaagatAGTAGAGGACGCAAGGGAGAAGATAATTGAGGAAGCAAAGGAAAAGATTGTTGCAGAGGAACGAGCATTTTGGGCGGTTAAGTTTGCAGAACTTGAAGCAAAGATAAATGCAACTCAAGATGGAAACTGTGCTACTCCTCAGACACATGTTTCTGGTCAAGGAAGTTGTTCACGCACAGCTGATCAGATTGCTCATGAACAAGCAAAAGCTAgattggaagaagaagacgttaACCGTGTGGATGGAAAAGCAATTCGGGGAGCTTTTGATGTGATTGAAAAAAGGGCCCTACAACGGAAAAAGAAGGGTACAAAGGTGGTGAAGGGAGTTCCTTTGGAAGTAGCACCATGCTCCAAGGTACGTAGTGAGTTGACAAACATAGTTGAAAATGTAGATGTCGACTCTACATTGGCTAAGGATGTGAAAGAGACTAGGGAACAAAATTCTATACCAAATGATATTAAGGAGCCGcatgatgaggaggaggaagaatacGTGGATTTGACATTG tCACCAGGAGATGAGCTTGGTTGCCAGTTGGCATTAGGTTATGTTGAAAATATTGTTGCTTATGCCACTGTAATGGAGTGCGATGATCCCTCCCAAACAATTCATGGTGCTCCACTAGGGGATGGTAATAAGCGTGTTTCCATCTATACTGCGCTTGATGAGAAACCAAAGGTACCATTTCCtgttaaagatgaaattgaaaCTGTTAAGCAGGCTATGGGGAGTTGGGTAGCATGGCCTAAGGACCTAATCATTACGTCACCTGTGAAGGTTAGAAATCAGTATAATTGA
- the LOC133737551 gene encoding zinc finger BED domain-containing protein RICESLEEPER 1-like — protein sequence MASNPSISSIPLNSSSHSRSGNEIVPVAATQGDEEVETHDPGKLKKGAAKRKRAPAQKQQKPPRSWVWEHFTKEEHPLMGIVDGVEQQVGHTTRAQCKYCPTDLACNSTSNGTSSLIKHIEIICKKYPGRNQLAGGQTQIVGDDLDDTITARQWTEEGCIKAATVMIVMDEMPFSAIERPGFRYFCKVAIPKWKVPCRKVIVKNFLKMYETKKEELKKELSSHCVCLTTDTWTSVQNINYMVLTAHFIDNGWKLHERVINFCVIPNHQGITIGKILESCLRAWSIDRVLTISVDNASANKHAIDYIRRKMNSWEKRIILDGKFLHVRCLAHIINLIVRSALHLLDKSVGSIRNAVRYVRSSSSRLDAFKACCQKEDVESKKICVLDVPTRWNSTYIMLDTALRLRKAFDRLQDDEDVKYTSYFDEEEEPVEEDGDEPDDFSVPLSQFRSRASRKRVGPPNKHDWGKAVVFTKFLKVFYEVTLRVSATKHPTSPHAFHDIVAIHAEIEDLFTQPTDGDASETQKVLFQMAQKMRAKYTKYFRKLEDINQLLLVALVLDPRYKLRNVERTCKWMLNMEDSVVKQKSSELKDLVVTLTDLYASSNGAANSQKTKSSSDMTQVGGSSSVSGKMADMLRDWEKELEDGDVVVVNNEVERYLLDPIEKPAKGTEFKMLTWWKLNGPKYPNLQALAKDVLAIQVSTMASESTFSTGKRVIDPHRSSLTPRSVEALISLQNWLKSDAITNLAYVPTPEEMEWFEEVEQEQDKEERERKKKKKDREATASTKARKVSRASTSTDAAKAIQVSA from the exons ATGGCTTCTAATCCTTCAATTTCGTCCATTCCTTTGAATTCAAGTAGTCATTCTCGGTCCGGGAATGAGATTGTACCTGTTGCAGCTACACAAGGAGATGAAGAAGTTGAGACTCACGATCCCGGCAAATTGAAGAAGGGGGCTGCAAAGAGAAAGCGGGCACCGGCACAAAAACAACAGAAACCTCCTCGAAGCTGGGTTTGGGAGCATTTCACCAAGGAGGAGCACCCGCTTATGGGGATTGTTGATGGAGTTGAGCAGCAAGTTGGGCACACCACAAGAGCACAGTGTAAGTATTGTCCAACTGACCTTGCATGTAATTCAACTAGTAATGGAACTAGTTCTCTTATAAAACACATCGAAATTATATGCAAGAAATATCCGGGTAGAAATCAGTTGGCAGGGGGTCAAACTCAGATTGTAGGTGATGATTTAGATGATACTATAACTGCTAGGCAGTGGACTGAGGAAGGTTGCATTAAAGCTGCTACTGTTATGATAGTCATGGATGAAATGCCATTTAGTGCCATAGAAAGACCCGGGTTTAGGTACTTCTGTAAGGTGGCTattccaaaatggaaagttcCATGTAGGAAAGTGATAGtgaaaaattttctgaaaatgtaTGAGACGAAGAAGGAAGAGCTGAAAAAGGAATTGAGCTCTCATTGTGTGTGTTTGACAACCGATACTTGGACATCAGTTCAGAACATTAACTATATGGTTTTAACTGCCCATTTCATAGATAATGGGTGGAAATTGCACGAAAGAGTTATCAATTTCTGTGTGATCCCAAATCATCAGGGAATTACAATAGGAAAGATTTTGGAGTCGTGTTTGAGGGCTTGGTCTATTGACAGGGTGTTAACTATTTCTGTGGATAATGCTTCTGCAAATAAGCATGCAATAGACTATATTAGGAGAAAAATGAACAGTTGGGAAAAGAGAATTATTTTGGATGGTAAATTTCTGCATGTTAGGTGTCTAGCACACATCATCAACCTTATTGTGAGGTCTGCATTACATTTATTGGACAAATCTGTTGGTAGTATCCGAAATGCAGTTAGATATGTCCGAAGTAGCTCATCAAGGTTGGATGCATTCAAGGCTTGTTGTCAAAAGGAGGATGTTGAATCGAAGAAGATTTGTGTGTTGGATGTTCCaacaaggtggaattccacctacaTTATGTTGGATACAGCTTTAAGGCTTAGGAAGGCATTTGATAGGCTGCAAGATGATGAGGATGTGAAGTACACGAGTtactttgatgaagaagaagagccgGTTGAGGAGGATGGTGATGAACCGGATGATTTCAGTGTGCCTTTGTCTCAATTTAGGAGCAGGGCATCTCGTAAGAGAGTCGGACCACCTAATAAGCATGATTGGGGAAAGGCAGTGGTGTTCACAAAGTTTTTAAAGGTGTTTTACGAGGTTACTTTAAGAGTTAGTGCCACAAAACACCCTACCTCACCTCATGCTTTCCATGATATTGTTGCGATACATGCTGAAATTGAAGACTTGTTTACGCAGCCTACAGATGGTGATGCAAGTGAGACACAAAAAGTCCTTTTTCAGATGGCACAGAAGATGAGGGCTAAGTATACAAAATACTTCAGAAAGCTTGAGGACATTAACCAGCTTTTGTTGGTTGCCTTGGTTTTGGATCCTAGGTATAAGCTAAGGAATGTTGAAAGGACATGCAAATGGATGTTGAACATGGAAGATTCCGTAGTGAAGCAGAAGAGTAGTGAGTTGAAAGACTTGGTGGTGACTCTAACTGATCTGTATGCCTCTTCTAATGGTGCTGCAAATTCACAAAAGACCAAGTCATCATCTGACATGACTCAAGTTGGTGGCAGTAGCAGTGTGAGTGGCAAGATGGCAGATATGCTTAGGGATTGGGAGAAAGAGCTTGAAGATGGTGATGTCGTTGTTGTGAATAATGAGGTTGAAAGATACCTTCTAGACCCTATAGAAAAGCCCGCTAAAGGCACTGAATTCAAGATGTTGACATGGTGGAAGCTAAATGGCCCTAAGTATCCCAATCTGCAAGCCCTAGCTAAAGATGTTCTTGCCATTCAAGTGTCAACCATGGCTAGTGAATCCACTTTCAGCACTGGAAAGAGGGTTATAGATCCTCACAGGAGTTCTTTAACCCCAAGATCAGTTGAGGCTTTGATTTCCCTtcaaaattggctaaaatcaGATGCCATTACCAACTTGGCTTATGTTCCTACTCCGGAGGAAATGGAATGGTTTGAAGAGGTTGAACAAG AACAAgataaagaagaaagagagaggaagaagaagaagaaggatagGGAGGCTACTGCATCTACAAAGGCAAGGAAAGTCAGCAGGGCATCCACAAGCACAGATGCGGCAAAAGCCATCCAAGTGTCTGCTTGA